From Streptomyces griseorubiginosus, one genomic window encodes:
- a CDS encoding beta/gamma crystallin domain-containing protein, whose protein sequence is MNRSIVRRALRLAGVTGAALTATVATALPAHAINRVDCAGRNDFFYFEVDGVNPCFANAGTMDVAIYGVGWTSTGNNEVSFKYRTVLGGPLWDSGRLAKWTAFDLGLASGSPSGKVHKIEQITIY, encoded by the coding sequence ATGAACCGCTCGATCGTCCGCCGGGCCCTGCGCTTAGCCGGTGTCACCGGTGCCGCGCTGACGGCCACCGTGGCGACCGCCCTCCCCGCGCACGCCATCAACCGGGTGGACTGCGCGGGCCGCAACGACTTCTTCTACTTCGAGGTCGACGGCGTCAACCCCTGCTTCGCCAACGCCGGCACCATGGACGTCGCCATCTACGGCGTGGGCTGGACGAGCACCGGCAACAACGAGGTGAGCTTCAAGTACCGCACGGTCCTGGGCGGCCCGCTGTGGGACTCGGGGCGGCTCGCGAAGTGGACGGCGTTCGACCTGGGGCTCGCGTCCGGCTCGCCCAGCGGGAAGGTCCACAAGATCGAGCAGATCACGATCTACTGA
- a CDS encoding FABP family protein: protein MIEIPSDLHKDLVPLAFLLGNWAGAGVHDFPDSEKCNFGQEVTFSHDGRDFLEYDSHTWVLDNDGNKVRPLETEHGFWRIDSDRKVEVTMVRDDGVVEIWYGEMADQKPQIDLVTDAVARTAASGPYSGGKRLYGYVKSDLMWVGEKQTPEVELRPYMSAHLKKVVTPEEVERWAKALPDDMPDDGIAFFK from the coding sequence ATGATCGAGATCCCGTCCGACCTCCACAAGGACCTCGTCCCGCTCGCCTTCCTGCTCGGCAACTGGGCCGGCGCGGGCGTGCACGACTTCCCGGACTCGGAGAAGTGCAACTTCGGCCAGGAGGTGACCTTCAGCCACGACGGCCGGGACTTCCTGGAGTACGACTCCCACACCTGGGTCCTCGACAACGACGGCAACAAGGTCCGCCCGCTGGAGACCGAGCACGGCTTCTGGCGCATCGACTCCGACCGCAAGGTCGAGGTGACGATGGTCCGCGACGACGGCGTGGTCGAGATCTGGTACGGCGAGATGGCCGACCAGAAGCCGCAGATCGACCTGGTGACCGACGCCGTCGCGCGCACGGCCGCGTCCGGGCCGTACAGCGGTGGCAAGCGCCTGTACGGCTACGTCAAGAGCGACCTCATGTGGGTCGGCGAGAAGCAGACCCCCGAGGTCGAGCTGCGCCCCTACATGTCGGCCCACCTGAAGAAGGTCGTCACCCCGGAGGAGGTCGAGCGCTGGGCGAAGGCCCTGCCCGACGACATGCCGGACGACGGGATCGCCTTCTTCAAGTAG
- a CDS encoding YgfZ/GcvT domain-containing protein: MKSPLLSLPGAVPAEGVDEGVAAHYGDLFREQRALADGTGFVDLSHRGVVSVTGDDRLSWLHLLLTQHVSDLPTGQATEALILSAHGHIEHALYLVDDGTTVWAHVEPGTQGALLAYLESMKFFYRVEVADRTDEFAIVHLPAGSIAEVPEGVVVRETPYGRDLFLPRADLESYAEKSGPAAGLLAYEALRVEHHRPRLGFETDHRTIPHELGWIGTAVHLQKGCYRGQETVARVQNLGKPPRRLVFLHLDGSEVHLPPAGADLRLADEGPDGRKIGFVTTSVRHHELGPVALALVKRNVPPDARLVADTTAAAQEVVVEP, translated from the coding sequence ATGAAGAGCCCCCTGCTGTCCCTGCCCGGCGCCGTCCCCGCCGAGGGCGTGGACGAAGGCGTCGCCGCGCACTACGGCGACCTGTTCCGCGAACAGCGCGCCCTGGCCGACGGCACCGGATTCGTCGACCTCTCGCACCGCGGCGTCGTGTCCGTCACCGGTGACGACCGCCTCAGCTGGCTGCACCTGCTGCTCACCCAGCACGTCAGCGACCTGCCCACGGGCCAGGCCACCGAGGCGCTGATCCTCTCCGCGCACGGCCACATCGAGCACGCCCTGTACCTCGTCGACGACGGCACGACCGTCTGGGCCCATGTCGAACCCGGCACCCAGGGCGCGTTGCTCGCCTACCTGGAGTCGATGAAGTTCTTCTACCGGGTTGAAGTCGCCGACCGCACCGACGAGTTCGCGATCGTCCACCTGCCCGCCGGGTCCATCGCCGAGGTGCCTGAAGGGGTCGTCGTACGCGAGACGCCGTACGGCCGCGATCTCTTCCTGCCGCGTGCCGACCTGGAGTCGTACGCCGAGAAGTCCGGGCCCGCCGCCGGTCTGCTGGCCTACGAGGCGCTGCGCGTCGAGCACCACCGCCCGCGCCTCGGCTTCGAGACCGATCACCGCACCATCCCGCACGAGCTGGGCTGGATCGGTACCGCGGTGCACCTCCAGAAGGGCTGCTACCGCGGCCAGGAGACCGTCGCCCGCGTCCAGAACCTCGGCAAGCCCCCGCGGCGCCTTGTCTTCCTGCACCTGGACGGCAGCGAGGTCCATCTGCCGCCCGCCGGCGCCGACCTCCGGCTCGCGGACGAGGGCCCCGACGGCCGCAAGATCGGCTTCGTGACGACCTCCGTACGGCACCACGAGCTCGGTCCCGTCGCCCTCGCCCTGGTCAAGCGGAACGTCCCCCCGGACGCGCGACTCGTCGCCGACACGACGGCCGCGGCCCAGGAGGTCGTCGTCGAGCCGTAG
- a CDS encoding Fur family transcriptional regulator — protein sequence MVSTDWKSDLRQRGYRLTPQRQLVLEAVDTLEHATPDDILTEVKKTASGVNISTVYRTLELLEELGLVSHAHLGHGAPTYHLADRHHHIHLVCRDCQNVIEADIKVAADFTAKLRQEFGFETDMKHFAIFGRCKDCSAKSLEIKTSTTES from the coding sequence GTGGTGAGCACCGACTGGAAGAGCGACCTCAGGCAGCGCGGCTACCGGCTGACGCCGCAGCGCCAGCTTGTCCTCGAAGCCGTGGACACCCTGGAGCACGCGACCCCCGACGACATCCTCACGGAAGTCAAGAAGACGGCCTCGGGGGTCAACATCTCCACGGTCTACCGGACCCTGGAGCTCCTGGAGGAGCTCGGGCTGGTCAGCCATGCCCACCTCGGGCACGGGGCGCCGACGTACCACCTCGCCGACCGCCACCATCACATCCACCTGGTCTGCCGCGACTGCCAGAACGTCATCGAGGCCGACATCAAGGTGGCCGCCGACTTCACCGCGAAGCTCCGGCAGGAGTTCGGCTTCGAGACCGACATGAAGCACTTCGCGATCTTCGGCCGCTGCAAGGACTGTTCCGCCAAGTCCCTCGAGATCAAGACTTCAACTACCGAGTCGTAG
- the dtd gene encoding D-aminoacyl-tRNA deacylase — MRAVVQRVDGASVVVDGETVGEISGEGLCVLVGVTHEDTKEKAAQLARKLWSVRMLHDEKSCSDIGAPLLVISQFTLYGDARKGRRPTWNAAAPGDVAEPLVDEVVAQLRALGATVATGRFGARMRVSLTNDGPFTVLLEM; from the coding sequence ATGCGAGCGGTGGTGCAGAGGGTGGACGGCGCGAGCGTCGTCGTCGACGGTGAGACGGTCGGGGAGATCAGCGGCGAGGGACTGTGCGTCCTCGTCGGGGTCACGCACGAGGACACCAAGGAGAAGGCGGCCCAACTGGCCCGCAAACTCTGGTCGGTGCGCATGCTGCACGACGAGAAGTCGTGCAGCGACATCGGCGCCCCGCTGCTGGTGATCAGCCAGTTCACGCTCTACGGCGACGCCCGCAAGGGCCGCCGCCCCACCTGGAACGCGGCCGCCCCCGGCGATGTCGCCGAGCCGCTCGTCGACGAGGTCGTCGCGCAACTGCGCGCCCTGGGTGCGACGGTCGCCACCGGCCGCTTCGGCGCCCGGATGCGGGTGTCCCTGACCAACGACGGCCCGTTCACGGTCCTGCTGGAGATGTGA
- a CDS encoding helix-turn-helix transcriptional regulator gives MTPEEEFAESLRMRRKAAGLSLGELSRLVNYSKSYLSRVENGTRMPGPALARECDTVLHAEGELLSLLPDRPVPSQRQGRQGRQGRQGRPGRPRGRRPLAASAAPVDAPGGEFDQLIRRGDARHLLGDMYEAGRLYLAAYRAAEGDDLARAHAVVRCARRWSDPGQVDRDLIARIDECLKTLAGREDLPAVELRLRLTAHRAKKLTMGVGDDTAVPGAEPGTSVDRARGVLRELRDRLPALGAETHCEVLTECRWALYDFAPAAELLALSAELRDVAVRSRSMYFIGEALVALAIDQLRVGRVTAADATVRRHREHAAHRHSTLAHWQQGTLDALMNLWQGEFATAEEWILGESRTIAETMEREQSVPADTLSQTCLGQAYWLRHEQGRMAELFDSPLMAGVRRRDYFPVWRAGLALALCETGRHDQAADQVLAFAADTGGFTRFPPSGWALPTAAVLAQACAELAVRDVRVEELLPYVPPLRALLDAHPGELVLAGWPTVLLGPAARFSGLLALVAGEPETALGHLRRAVRLAQHSPAQMTRLRLDEARARRRSDSVAVRAEARGLARTALGTAEELGMAGVARDCREFLRSSPTGP, from the coding sequence ATGACACCGGAAGAGGAATTCGCCGAGTCGCTGCGCATGCGCAGAAAGGCCGCCGGGCTGTCGCTCGGCGAGCTGTCCCGGCTCGTCAACTACAGCAAGAGCTACCTCAGCCGGGTGGAGAACGGCACCCGGATGCCGGGTCCCGCGCTGGCCCGGGAGTGCGACACCGTCCTGCACGCGGAGGGGGAGCTGCTGAGCCTGCTGCCGGACCGGCCCGTGCCGTCCCAGCGGCAAGGGCGGCAAGGGCGGCAAGGGCGGCAGGGGCGGCCCGGGCGGCCGCGGGGACGCAGGCCGCTGGCGGCCTCCGCCGCTCCGGTCGACGCCCCCGGCGGCGAGTTCGACCAGCTGATCCGCCGCGGTGACGCCCGCCATCTCCTCGGCGACATGTACGAGGCCGGCCGGCTCTACCTCGCCGCGTACCGGGCCGCCGAGGGCGACGACCTGGCCCGGGCCCACGCCGTCGTGCGCTGCGCCCGCCGCTGGTCGGACCCGGGCCAGGTGGACCGGGACCTGATCGCGCGGATCGACGAGTGCCTGAAGACGCTGGCCGGCCGCGAGGACCTCCCCGCGGTGGAGCTGCGGCTGCGCCTGACCGCGCACCGCGCCAAGAAGCTCACCATGGGCGTCGGCGACGACACCGCGGTCCCCGGCGCCGAGCCCGGCACCAGCGTGGACCGGGCCCGCGGCGTCCTCAGGGAGTTACGGGACCGGCTCCCGGCCCTCGGCGCCGAGACCCACTGCGAGGTCCTCACCGAATGCCGCTGGGCCCTCTACGACTTCGCCCCGGCCGCCGAACTCCTCGCCCTGTCCGCCGAGTTACGGGACGTCGCGGTCCGCTCCCGCTCGATGTACTTCATCGGCGAGGCCCTCGTCGCCCTGGCCATCGACCAGTTGAGGGTGGGCCGGGTGACCGCCGCGGACGCGACCGTACGACGCCACCGCGAGCACGCCGCCCACCGGCACAGCACCCTCGCACACTGGCAACAGGGCACGCTGGACGCCCTGATGAACCTGTGGCAGGGCGAGTTCGCCACCGCCGAGGAGTGGATCCTCGGCGAGTCCAGGACGATCGCCGAGACCATGGAGCGCGAGCAGTCGGTCCCCGCCGACACCCTCAGCCAGACCTGCCTCGGCCAGGCCTACTGGCTCCGCCACGAACAGGGCCGGATGGCCGAGCTGTTCGACTCCCCGCTCATGGCCGGCGTCCGGCGCCGCGACTACTTCCCGGTGTGGCGGGCGGGGCTGGCGCTGGCCCTGTGCGAGACCGGCCGCCACGACCAGGCGGCCGACCAGGTGCTGGCCTTCGCCGCCGACACCGGCGGATTCACCAGGTTCCCGCCGAGCGGCTGGGCGCTGCCCACGGCGGCCGTACTCGCCCAGGCCTGCGCGGAGCTGGCCGTACGGGACGTACGCGTCGAGGAGTTGCTGCCGTACGTCCCGCCCCTGCGCGCCCTCCTGGACGCGCACCCCGGCGAACTGGTCCTCGCCGGCTGGCCGACCGTCCTGCTCGGCCCCGCGGCGCGCTTCAGCGGACTGCTGGCGCTGGTGGCGGGCGAGCCGGAGACCGCGCTCGGGCATCTGCGCCGGGCGGTGCGACTCGCCCAGCACTCACCGGCGCAGATGACGCGGCTGCGGCTGGACGAGGCGCGGGCACGGCGGCGTTCGGACTCCGTCGCGGTGCGGGCGGAAGCGCGTGGGCTCGCCCGCACGGCGCTGGGAACGGCCGAGGAGCTGGGGATGGCGGGTGTGGCGCGGGACTGCCGGGAGTTCCTGCGCAGTTCGCCCACGGGACCGTGA
- a CDS encoding aerial mycelium formation protein, with protein sequence MSTPSTGRLESLRPPTQRTDSPVLPPEPPEHDLARLSLPALRTLRRDAQRDEADLSYVRRLLQGRIDILRAELARRSPAGRDPLAERLPEASVVERLPEILTDAPARHRSSARHVTLGTPHSEEYRLLAAEMLAEVELSDLGARTDLELNTAMGRLVRYEQQVSGRRQRLQRTADECSGEITRRYREGEAQVEDLLT encoded by the coding sequence ATGAGCACACCGAGTACCGGGCGGCTGGAGAGTCTGCGGCCGCCCACGCAACGTACGGACAGCCCCGTGCTGCCCCCGGAGCCGCCCGAGCACGACCTGGCCAGGCTGAGCCTGCCCGCGCTGCGCACACTGCGCCGGGACGCCCAGCGCGACGAGGCGGACCTCAGTTATGTCCGACGGCTGCTCCAGGGCCGTATCGACATCCTCCGCGCGGAACTGGCCCGCCGGTCGCCCGCGGGCCGGGACCCGCTCGCCGAGCGGCTCCCGGAGGCCTCGGTCGTCGAGCGGCTCCCCGAGATCCTCACCGACGCCCCGGCCCGCCACCGCTCCTCGGCCCGGCACGTCACGCTGGGCACCCCGCACAGCGAGGAGTACCGGCTGCTGGCCGCGGAGATGCTCGCCGAGGTCGAACTCTCGGACCTGGGGGCGCGCACCGACCTGGAACTGAACACCGCGATGGGCCGGCTGGTGCGGTACGAGCAGCAGGTGTCCGGGCGCCGCCAGCGGTTGCAGCGGACGGCGGACGAGTGCAGCGGGGAGATCACGCGGCGGTACCGGGAGGGGGAGGCGCAGGTGGAGGACTTGCTGACGTAG